The following proteins come from a genomic window of Hymenobacter sp. DG25B:
- a CDS encoding LacI family DNA-binding transcriptional regulator, which yields MAASRQKTSIRDIAQLLGLSTSTVSRGLADHKDISEATKERIRQKAQELNYRPNQLAAALRKGHSKTLGVIVPHINGYFFPAVMNGIEKIATQEGFTLMMCPVE from the coding sequence ATGGCCGCTTCCAGGCAGAAAACCTCCATTCGCGACATAGCTCAGTTACTTGGCCTGTCCACCTCCACGGTTTCGCGGGGGCTGGCCGACCATAAGGACATCAGCGAGGCTACCAAGGAGCGGATCCGGCAGAAAGCGCAGGAGCTCAACTACCGGCCCAACCAGCTGGCCGCCGCCCTGCGCAAAGGCCACAGCAAAACCCTGGGCGTCATTGTACCGCACATCAACGGTTACTTTTTTCCGGCTGTGATGAATGGCATCGAAAAAATAGCCACCCAAGAAGGTTTTACGCTGATGATGTGCCCAGTCGAATGA
- a CDS encoding heavy-metal-associated domain-containing protein, which translates to MKTLQFKTNINCGGCIKAVTPALNQEAGAGNWQVDTANPDKILTVTTDQLTAEQIVAVVENAGFEIQAA; encoded by the coding sequence ATGAAAACGCTTCAGTTCAAGACCAATATCAATTGTGGGGGCTGCATTAAGGCAGTAACGCCCGCCCTCAATCAGGAAGCCGGTGCTGGAAACTGGCAGGTGGATACCGCCAACCCGGATAAGATTTTAACGGTTACTACCGACCAACTAACCGCTGAGCAAATTGTAGCCGTAGTTGAAAACGCCGGCTTTGAGATTCAGGCGGCCTAG